Sequence from the Aspergillus nidulans FGSC A4 chromosome III genome:
caaattcaagcaACACAAAGCGCCAGAAGTCGCACGGTTATCGAGTGAGATTGTTTCCAAGTGGCGGAACGAGGTCAATAAGCAGAAAGCAAGTGGCTCGGCTTCTGCTAGTCAGCGATCAAGCGCGTCGCCGCGCCCCCCTCAGAACGGAACTGCTTCACCTGCCAGCGCGACTCCTTCCGACAAGATGTCGAAGCTAGCTGTGCCGCCAGACAAGCGGACGTGGAAGGCGGATGGGATTGATATCAATCAGACGGGTAACCGAGCGCGCGATAACTGTATCGGACTCATGTATGATGGACTCTGTCTACACTCAGCCGAACCGCCGAAGGCCGTTCTATCAAAGGCCGCAGCAGTCGAAGCGGCGGCATATGACGCCTACGGACCAGAAACGAAAGAACCCTACCGTACGAAGATCCGCAGTCTATTCCAGAATCTCAAGAACAAGTCCAACCCAACGCTTCGAGTTCGTGTTTTAAGCAACGAGGTCACCCCTGAACGATTCGTGAAAATGACACATGAGGAGCTCCGATCCGACGAACAGCGCGAGAAAGATCGAAAGATTCAAAAGGAGAACATGGATAAGGCCATGGTGGCCCAGGCAGAGCGCAGCATTAGTACAAGCTTGCAATGCGGCAAATGCGGACAGCGCAAGGTCACCTATACTGAAGCGCAGACCCGCAGTGCCGACGAACCGATGACGCTGTTTTGCACATGCATGCATTGCGGAAAATCATGGCGCCAGTaacccttcttcttccattcaacttttttcttttctatgTTTGCCTACCATATGTCCTGGATTATCACGGAGGCGCGGAGTTCGAGGGTCATTTCAAGGAGGGAGTCTTGCTGGTGGTTCGGGCAACGGTTGCGCGACCAGATTTTGTgtcttcattatcatcattgtCCGGCTCAGTTTTGAGCCGTTTGCTAGGTTGGTAGACACCAGGAAAGATTGCATTACCTTTCCAAAGCTATCACTACAATGCAAGTAGTAAAAGCGGACTCTTGGATGCTAGCTCAGGGATTCAGGCTTCTAT
This genomic interval carries:
- a CDS encoding transcription elongation factor DST1 (transcript_id=CADANIAT00005544), whose protein sequence is MALDAKEIELKAKALTKAATQNEPPANIVSLLKELQQGVKASEDLLRSTRVGIIVNKFKQHKAPEVARLSSEIVSKWRNEVNKQKASGSASASQRSSASPRPPQNGTASPASATPSDKMSKLAVPPDKRTWKADGIDINQTGNRARDNCIGLMYDGLCLHSAEPPKAVLSKAAAVEAAAYDAYGPETKEPYRTKIRSLFQNLKNKSNPTLRVRVLSNEVTPERFVKMTHEELRSDEQREKDRKIQKENMDKAMVAQAERSISTSLQCGKCGQRKVTYTEAQTRSADEPMTLFCTCMHCGKSWRQ